The Deltaproteobacteria bacterium genome includes the window CTTTTTTTTGAGTGTCATGAGACCCTCGAAGAGTTGTGGCTCGAAGAGCGCGGCGAAGACCGCAAGTTTTATCAAGGCATCATTCAAGTCGCCGCCGGCTATTACAAGTTGCAACAGGGTGTGCCGGTTGGCGCGCTCAAGTTGTGGCGTACGGGACTAGAAAAGCTTCAGCCCTTCGAGCCGGTCTACTACGGCATCAACGTCGAGTCGTTGATCGGCGCCGTACGCGCCAACTTGGCGCAGTTGGAAGCCGGCGAACCCAACGCCGTCGATGTCTTGTTGCCGCCGACCATCGCATTGTTCTGCTAACCAACCCGCATGATCCGCTGCCGCGACCTTCACAAAGTTTATCAGCAGGGCGACAATCGGATTACCGCGCTGGCGGGGATCTCATTGGAGATCGCCAAGGGTTCGTTCACCGCGGTGATGGGGCCGAGCGGCTCGGGCAAGAGCACGCTGCTGCATTTAATCGGCGGTTTGGACCGGCCGAGCGGCGGTGAATTGTTGGTCGACGGCCGCTTGATCGGCCAGATGGCCGACGACGAGATCACGCTGTTTCGGCGCACGCAGATCGGTTTTGTTTTTCAGTTTTTCAATTTGCTGCCGACGCTGAGCGCGCTGGAAAACGTCGCGCTGCCCTTCGTGCTCGACGGTAAATCCAAATCGGAAGCCGACGGCCGGGCGAATGCGCTGCTCACCAAAGTCGGTTTGCACAATCGCCAACATCATTTGCCTGAAGCGATGTCGGGCGGCGAAATCCAACGCATCGCTATCGCTCGCGCACTGTCGTTCAATCCGCCGGTGCTGCTCGCCGACGAACCCACCGGCAACCTCGACTCCAAGACCGGCGCCAGCATTCTCGCCCTGCTCAGCCAAATCAATCAAGAAGAAGGCTGCACGGTGGTGATGGTGACGCACAGTGGCGAGGCGGCGGGATTTGCCAGTGGGCGGATTTATTTGCGCGACGGAAGATTGGAACCGGCAGGGGTGAAGGGTGAAGGGTAACCCCGCTTTCTTCGATGCGCCTTACCCCTAACCCTTTACCCCTTACCGTATTTGCATGCTGCGTTTATTAACTACCATCTCCTGGCGTCATGTGCGGCGCCATCGGCTGCGCACGCTACTTACTTTCTTAGGTATGGCGCTGGGCGTGGCGGTGATTGTCGCCATCGCTTTGGTCAATCGTTCGCTCACCACTTCGTTTCAATCGACCATCGAACAGATCGCCGGTAGGGCGGTGTTGCAGGTGAGCAACAGCGAGAGCGGTTTTGCCGAGGCGTTGTTTCCGATCGTTCGCGACACCGACGGAGTTGCCGATGTCGCCGCGGCGGTGGACGGCTTTTTGCCCGTGAGCGGTGTGCCCTCGGAGCGGCTCTATGTTTACGGCGTCGACTTGCTGACCGATTTCGTCATGCGCGATCATCAATTTGTCGGCGCTGATTTTGGATTCGATGGCGCCTTAGATTTTATCGCTCAGCCGGACTCCATCGCTCTCACCGAAACGTTTGCGCACCGTTACGGCTTGCTACTGGGCTCGGCGATCACGCTCAACACCAGCCTGGGCAAACAGGTCTATCGCGTGCGCGCCTTGCTCAAAGAAACCGGCACGGCGAAAGTGTTCGGCGGCAACTTCGCCTTGATGGATTTGCCTACCGCGCAACGTGCTTTCGGCAAACAGGGCAAACTCGACATCGTCGACATTACCGTCGAAGCGGGCGCGTCCATCGAAAGCGTGCAAGCGCGCCTGCG containing:
- a CDS encoding DUF309 domain-containing protein, with amino-acid sequence MEPQDDPRFIKGIEEFNRQLFFECHETLEELWLEERGEDRKFYQGIIQVAAGYYKLQQGVPVGALKLWRTGLEKLQPFEPVYYGINVESLIGAVRANLAQLEAGEPNAVDVLLPPTIALFC
- a CDS encoding ABC transporter ATP-binding protein, with amino-acid sequence MIRCRDLHKVYQQGDNRITALAGISLEIAKGSFTAVMGPSGSGKSTLLHLIGGLDRPSGGELLVDGRLIGQMADDEITLFRRTQIGFVFQFFNLLPTLSALENVALPFVLDGKSKSEADGRANALLTKVGLHNRQHHLPEAMSGGEIQRIAIARALSFNPPVLLADEPTGNLDSKTGASILALLSQINQEEGCTVVMVTHSGEAAGFASGRIYLRDGRLEPAGVKGEG